One part of the Symphalangus syndactylus isolate Jambi chromosome 1, NHGRI_mSymSyn1-v2.1_pri, whole genome shotgun sequence genome encodes these proteins:
- the DEFB108B gene encoding beta-defensin 108B, translated as MRIAVPLFTIFFFMSQVLPARGKFKEICERPNGSCRDFCLETEIHVGRCLNSRPCCLPLGHQPRIESTTPKKD; from the exons ATGAGGATTGCTGTCCCCCTCTtcaccattttcttctttatgagcCAAGTTCTACCAG CCAGGGGCAAATTCAAGGAGATCTGTGAACGTCCAAATGGCTCCTGTCGGGACTTTTGCCTCGAAACAGAAATCCATGTTGGGAGATGTTTAAACAGCCGACCCTGCTGCCTGCCTCTGGGGCATCAACCAAGAATCGAGAGCACTACACCCAAAAAGGACTGA
- the DEFB135 gene encoding beta-defensin 135, which yields MATRSVLLALVVLDLLFYVPLGRSGPNAYIQKIFASCWRLHGTCRPKCLKNEQYHILCDTTRLCCVNPKHLPILTGK from the exons ATGGCCACAAGGAGTGTCCTCTTGGCCCTTGTGGTCCTCGACTTACTCTTCTATGTTCCACTAG GTAGAAGTGGACCCAATGCCTACATACAAAAAATCTTTGCTTCATGTTGGCGACTGCATGGTACTTGCCggccaaaatgtttaaaaaacgaACAATATCATATTTTGTGTGATACTACACGTTTGTGCTGTGTAAACCCCAAACATTTACCTATACTGACTGGGAAATAG
- the DEFB136 gene encoding LOW QUALITY PROTEIN: defensin beta 136 (The sequence of the model RefSeq protein was modified relative to this genomic sequence to represent the inferred CDS: substituted 1 base at 1 genomic stop codon) gives MVNEWRYLKQASEEPEFKSSFASSLKNKRNFMFSLSGSHHWEFQLCALLAVNRLYLSALLFFLAILLPSGKGMLGNDGVKVRTYTSQKAICFFGCPPRXRWIAFCHNILSCCKNMTHFQPPQAKDPWFH, from the exons ATGGTGAATGAGTGGAGATACCTGAAGCAAGCCTCAGAAGAGCCAGAATTTAAGTCCAGCTTTGCCAGTAGCCTGAAGAACAAGAGGAATTTTATGTTCAG CCTCTCAGGCAGCCACCACTGGGAGTTCCAGCTCTGTGCCCTCTTGGCCGTGAACCGACTCTATCTTTCTGCATTACTCTTCTTCCTGGCAATCTTACTGCCTTCTG GAAAAGGTATGCTTGGGAATGATGGAGTCAAAGTTCGCACCTACACTAGCCAGAAAGCCATATGTTTCTTCGGATGTCCGCCAAGATAGAGGTGGATTGCGTTCTGCCACAATATTCTGTCTTGCTGTAAAAATATGACACATTTTCAACCCCCGCAAGCCAAAGATCCATGGTTTCATTAA